Below is a genomic region from Anoxybacillus flavithermus.
ACGATGCGTCATATAAAAAAAATTTCTTCTGATTTCACCGAGAGTAACTCCGTCATCGTCTGTTTTTCCAACGCTCGTCTCACCACTTCATATCCGACTGCATAACCAAGCATGCGTGGATACAACATCGAACCATACAACAAGGCGCGATAACGAGCGTCGTCTGGACGAAGAGACAGGTTTGGCACGATCCATTTTTTCGTAAATTGCTCAAGTTGTTCTTTCGTATAATATGTCGTCCATTTGGCGACATAGTCGCTTCCAAGCCGTTCATATACCGCTTGTTCGGCTAACCCTTCCATCACGATGCGATCAAGAAGCGTATAATCGCGTTCGTTTTTCGGATCAGCATGTAAACGACAAACGTGGTTATATTCGTGAATGAGGAGGGCGTAAACATGTTCATTCGAGACATGAGGAAGTAAAAATAAAAACAGTTGATCGAAAAAAGCGACGCCTGATTTTCCACCAAATTCATGTTGGAGTGAACGATTTGTGGCATCTGCGGGGAAAATATAAATCGGCACATCCGGGCCATCCCACTCTTTTTGGAGTTCTGTAAACTTTTTTGCGACAAACGCCCATACGTTTTTTTCTATTAACTGTTTCATCGTATCATGTTGGTTATGCCGCGCCATGCCGTGCGCAAATAAATGACGTTGCACATCTTCTTTTATTTTTTTTCGCCATCGATCATTTATAAACCAATCTTTCGTATTTATTACTCCCATGACATTCCCTCCTTTCGTTATCGCATTGTACGATAAACGAAAGGAAAATGTGAAAAAGGATGAGGCGAACCTCATCCTTCATATTTTTTGAAAATAATCGTTGCATTATGTCCACCGAAGCCGAGCGAGTTGCTTAATACCGCACGCACGTCTTGTTTGCGTGCCACATTCGGCACGTAATCTAAGTCGCATTCTGGATCCGGCGTTTCGTAATTAATCGTTGGCGGAATGACGCCATCGTGAATCGATAAAACGGAGAAAATGGCTTCGATGGCACCCGCTGCACCAAGCAAATGTCCCGTCATCGATTTCGTCGAGCTGACGGCTAGTTTGTATGCGTGCTCGCCAAATACTTCTTTAATCGCCATCGTTTCGTATTTATCGTTATACTCTGTGCTCGTTCCATGTGCGTTAATGTAATCGATGTCTTCTGGTTGCATGTTCGCATCATGGAGCGCTTGACGCATCGCACGCACGCCACCTTCTCCACCCGGCGCTGGAGCGGTAATATGATACGCATCGCCTGTCGCACCGTAGCCGACAATTTCTGCATAAATGCGTGCACCGCGTTTTAACGCATGTTCTAGTTCTTCTAAAATAATAATGCCAGCCCCTTCGCCCATAATAAATCCGTCGCGATGTTGATCAAATGGACGACACGCTGTTTTTGGGTCTGGGTTAAACGAGAGCGCTTTTGCTGCGCTAAATCCCGCAAACGCCATATGTGTAATTGGCGCCTCTGTTCCGCCTGTAATCATCACATCGGCGTCGCCACGTTCAATCACTTTGAACGCATCGCCAATCGAGTTCGTTCCTGTGGCGCAGGCGGTCACCGTACACGAGTTGATCCCTTTTGCTCCAAGCATAATCGACACTTGCCCTGCCGCCATATCCGGAATCATCATCGGAACGAAAAACGGGCTGACGCGACGATATCCTTTTTCTAAAAACGTCTTCAGCTGTTCTTCGTACGTTTCCATCCCGCCGATGCCTGAACCGATCCATACACCGACGCGCGCGGCGTTGTCCTCCGTAATTTGTAAATTCGCATCTTTGACTGCCATCATCGAAGCAGCGACCGCATATTGCGTAAATCGGTCCATTTTGCGCGCTTCTTTTTTATCAATAAATTGTTCCACTTGAAAATCTTTCACTTCCGCTGCTACTTTCGCAGGAAAATCGTCCGCATTTAACCGTGTGAGCGGACCGATGCCGGATTGTCCAGCCACGATGTTTTTCCATGTCGTTTCCACATCATTTCCTAACGGTGTGACAGCCCCTAATCCCGTGACGACGACTCGTCTTTTTTCACCACTCATCACTCCTTTGTTTCATCATACCATCGTTATTTGCCCCAGCGCAACGCAATAGCGCCCCACGTTAATCCACCGCCAAAGCCGACCATAATGATGAGATCATCATCTTGAATGCGTCCAGCTTCTACTTCTTCAACGAGTGAAATCGGAATTGATGCAGCGGACGTATTTCCGTATTTATTGACCGTAATCGACATGCGCTCAACAGGCAATTCGAGCCGTTCGCGCGCCGCCTCCATAATGCGAATATTCGCTTGATGCGGAATTAAAAAGTCGACGTCCGCTTTCGTCAATCCTGCTTTTTCTAATACGCGAATGCATGACTCGCCCATTTGGCGCACCGCAAACTTAAACACTTCCCGACCGTTCATCACAACAAAATCGTCTTGGTATAAATATTTTCCGCCTGTACCGTCTGCTCCTAGCTCAAACGAAACGATGCCACGACCTTCAGACACTTTCCCCATCACGACAGCGCCTGCGCCGTCTCCGAATAACACCGCTGTGTTACGATCCGTCCAATCAACAATTTTCGATAATTTTTCCACACCTACAACAAGTACATATTTGTACGTATTCGTTTCGATAAATTGCTTCGCGGTCACCATCGCATACATAAATCCTGCGCATGCCGCACTTACGTCAAGTGCCGCTGCATGCACCGCCCCAAGCTTTTCTTGCAACATACATGCGACAGATGGAAAGGCGCGATCTGGCGTCACCGTCGCTACTAAAATGAGATCAATTTGTTCAGGCGAAATGCCCGCATCATCAAGCGCGCGCTTTGCTGCGATATAGCCCATATCGGACGTATCAATATCGTCTGACGCAATGCGCCGCTCTTCAATGCCTGTGCGCGTCCGAATCCATTCATCGGACGTATCCATACGTTGTTCTAATTCTTTATTGGTCACAATACGTTCCGGCAAATATCGTCCAATTCCAATAATTCCTGCACTCACGGAAATATCGTCTCCTTTTATTATCAAACTTTATTACTTGGTACTAATTTTACTTTCTTTTTTCGTTTCGTGCAATAAAAAAATGAGGTGCTTACTCGACACCTCATTTACTCATTCGGCAATTTTCCCGTTGCTTTATATCGCGTAATCGCTTTTTTTATTTTTTGCTGAAACGATGCATCGACAAGTGGGCTAAACGTTCCGAGTTCGATGACACCGTCTTGAAAGTCGACGTATGTCGTTCCACCTTTTAACTCTCCATCTATAAATTTTTTCGCAACGAGTTCGTACAGTTCGTCGACATGTTGGACGGTGCTTGTCAGCACTGTTCGTTCCCCTAAATCTGCTTGGTCTGTTACATACCCGATCGCATAAAGCCCATATTCTTTCATTTTTTCAATAATCGGCACGCTAAATTTATCGCCAGCGGGATATATGACATCTACGCCATCTGCGATCATCCGCTCAGCAATCGCCAGAGCTGTATTTATGTCATCCCAACTTTGCACATATTCAACGTCGACATGGGCATTTTCGTTTTCATATAACGCTCCTTCGAAAAAGCCATCTACTTCCGGTTGCCATTCAAATGCGGCGATCACGCCAATTTTATTCGTTTTCGTCATATGTCCTGCGACCATCCCGCCAAAAAAGCCCATCGCATGTCCTTTGAAATTGAAACTTGTGACGTTTTTCTTTTTCGCCTCTCCGTTAAAAAATACAAAATGAATGTTCGGATATTTGTCCGCAAGATCATGAAAATATTGTCCATACTCGCTTCCGTGCCCGAAAATTAAATTGACTCCTTTTCGGTGAAGCTCTTTTACCGCTTGTGCCGCAGCGGCTTTCGAGTTGACCCCTTCGCGATAAAACACGTCTGCTCGAAACTTCGCTTGAATACGAAGCAATCCTTTATATCCTTTCGTTCCCCACACTTGATCGTCGATCGTATCCGAAACGAGCAAACCAATCTTTTGTACATGTCCCGATGATAATTGAGCAGGAGCGCAAGAAGATAATATAACAAGTAGTGCAAAAATCAAATATGTATATCGCCACATCAACATGCAACACTCCTTTTTCTGTCTCATTTTTTATTTTACTTGCTTTCTTTCTGATTGGTAAAGAAAAAATCCCCACGGGTATGGGGACTATACGTCATTATATCGTGCATAAAATGCATGAATCGCTTGGGCAAACGTATATTTTTTTTCCGGCAAGTGATAGGACACAGGAACACCGTATGTTTGCGCATATGATCGTGCATGAATCGTTGGTGGATATGGATTTATGCCCGATACTTGCCAAATTTTCATCGGCACAATCGGCGGATAAAGTGGTGGGAGCCATCGCTCAACTTCTTCTTGCCCATACGCTTCCTTGAGTTGACGCAACAACCGTTTGTAAAAAAATTTATGTTCTTTTTCATATTGCAATTGAGCCTGTAAATGTAAACAAGGATTTAATAGCGCAATTGCACGTATTTGATCTCGCAAATCGTTCATTAATTGCAAAGCGACAAGCGCTCCCATTCCTTCAGCCAACACATAAATGCGCTCATTTAAAATTTCTGTTTTTAGCACATAATAAATGAGCTGCTTCGCTAGTTTCACCGCTTTTGGACTTCCCCAATTGGCACCGTACAAATGCGAATAAAAAATCGTATATCCATGTTGTAATAAATCGTGCAACAACTTGTTTTTTCCAACATGTTGCATCCATAAGCTCGTTTTATCGTCGACAAAGTGAGAAACGTCCCCTAAAAGAAGTAAACCAAATCCGTTCGGTCGATCTGGAACATGAATCGCACACCATTGCTC
It encodes:
- a CDS encoding Zn-dependent protease; translated protein: MGVINTKDWFINDRWRKKIKEDVQRHLFAHGMARHNQHDTMKQLIEKNVWAFVAKKFTELQKEWDGPDVPIYIFPADATNRSLQHEFGGKSGVAFFDQLFLFLLPHVSNEHVYALLIHEYNHVCRLHADPKNERDYTLLDRIVMEGLAEQAVYERLGSDYVAKWTTYYTKEQLEQFTKKWIVPNLSLRPDDARYRALLYGSMLYPRMLGYAVGYEVVRRALEKQTMTELLSVKSEEIFFI
- a CDS encoding beta-ketoacyl-[acyl-carrier-protein] synthase II — translated: MSGEKRRVVVTGLGAVTPLGNDVETTWKNIVAGQSGIGPLTRLNADDFPAKVAAEVKDFQVEQFIDKKEARKMDRFTQYAVAASMMAVKDANLQITEDNAARVGVWIGSGIGGMETYEEQLKTFLEKGYRRVSPFFVPMMIPDMAAGQVSIMLGAKGINSCTVTACATGTNSIGDAFKVIERGDADVMITGGTEAPITHMAFAGFSAAKALSFNPDPKTACRPFDQHRDGFIMGEGAGIIILEELEHALKRGARIYAEIVGYGATGDAYHITAPAPGGEGGVRAMRQALHDANMQPEDIDYINAHGTSTEYNDKYETMAIKEVFGEHAYKLAVSSTKSMTGHLLGAAGAIEAIFSVLSIHDGVIPPTINYETPDPECDLDYVPNVARKQDVRAVLSNSLGFGGHNATIIFKKYEG
- a CDS encoding ketoacyl-ACP synthase III; the protein is MSAGIIGIGRYLPERIVTNKELEQRMDTSDEWIRTRTGIEERRIASDDIDTSDMGYIAAKRALDDAGISPEQIDLILVATVTPDRAFPSVACMLQEKLGAVHAAALDVSAACAGFMYAMVTAKQFIETNTYKYVLVVGVEKLSKIVDWTDRNTAVLFGDGAGAVVMGKVSEGRGIVSFELGADGTGGKYLYQDDFVVMNGREVFKFAVRQMGESCIRVLEKAGLTKADVDFLIPHQANIRIMEAARERLELPVERMSITVNKYGNTSAASIPISLVEEVEAGRIQDDDLIIMVGFGGGLTWGAIALRWGK
- a CDS encoding BMP family ABC transporter substrate-binding protein yields the protein MLMWRYTYLIFALLVILSSCAPAQLSSGHVQKIGLLVSDTIDDQVWGTKGYKGLLRIQAKFRADVFYREGVNSKAAAAQAVKELHRKGVNLIFGHGSEYGQYFHDLADKYPNIHFVFFNGEAKKKNVTSFNFKGHAMGFFGGMVAGHMTKTNKIGVIAAFEWQPEVDGFFEGALYENENAHVDVEYVQSWDDINTALAIAERMIADGVDVIYPAGDKFSVPIIEKMKEYGLYAIGYVTDQADLGERTVLTSTVQHVDELYELVAKKFIDGELKGGTTYVDFQDGVIELGTFSPLVDASFQQKIKKAITRYKATGKLPNE
- a CDS encoding alpha/beta hydrolase, which translates into the protein MTDKQRFFQFSEQWCAIHVPDRPNGFGLLLLGDVSHFVDDKTSLWMQHVGKNKLLHDLLQHGYTIFYSHLYGANWGSPKAVKLAKQLIYYVLKTEILNERIYVLAEGMGALVALQLMNDLRDQIRAIALLNPCLHLQAQLQYEKEHKFFYKRLLRQLKEAYGQEEVERWLPPLYPPIVPMKIWQVSGINPYPPTIHARSYAQTYGVPVSYHLPEKKYTFAQAIHAFYARYNDV